In Rhodothermales bacterium, one DNA window encodes the following:
- a CDS encoding GNAT family N-acetyltransferase, protein MPDFPVANNPEQSRFEAVVDGETAVLDYQLDGDVIAFTHTGVPPAIDNRGIGTALVRTALDYAEEHGLRVRPICVFVESFIEKHPDYQHLVDG, encoded by the coding sequence ATGCCCGATTTCCCCGTAGCCAACAACCCCGAGCAGAGCCGTTTCGAAGCCGTCGTGGACGGCGAGACCGCCGTGCTCGACTACCAACTCGACGGCGACGTAATCGCGTTCACCCACACCGGCGTGCCGCCTGCCATCGACAACCGGGGCATCGGAACGGCGCTCGTCCGCACCGCGCTCGACTACGCCGAAGAGCACGGGCTCCGCGTCCGGCCGATCTGCGTGTTCGTCGAAAGCTTCATCGAGAAGCACCCGGACTACCAGCACCTCGTCGACGGGTGA
- a CDS encoding 6-carboxytetrahydropterin synthase — MPTVYATRTVRFNAAHRLHNPAKSDEWNRETFGKCNYPNWHGHNYTLDVTVAGEPDPDTGYVIDLGALKQLLHDRVVDKLDHRNLNLDVDFLQGVLPSTENVAVAIWNEIADEIARDAPRRRLHAVRLYETENNMAEYRGE; from the coding sequence ATGCCGACCGTCTACGCCACCCGCACCGTCCGCTTCAACGCCGCGCACCGGCTCCACAACCCGGCAAAGTCGGACGAGTGGAATCGGGAGACGTTTGGGAAGTGCAACTACCCCAACTGGCACGGCCACAACTACACGCTCGACGTCACCGTGGCCGGCGAGCCGGACCCCGACACGGGTTACGTGATCGACCTCGGCGCGCTCAAGCAGCTCCTCCACGACCGCGTCGTCGACAAGCTCGACCATCGGAATCTCAACCTCGACGTGGACTTCCTACAGGGCGTGCTGCCCTCGACAGAGAACGTCGCCGTGGCGATCTGGAACGAGATCGCGGACGAGATCGCGCGCGATGCGCCGCGCCGTCGGCTCCACGCCGTCCGGCTCTACGAGACCGAAAACAACATGGCCGAATACCGAGGCGAATGA
- a CDS encoding n-acetylglutamate synthase, whose protein sequence is MPAPNYDGRRFRTVANTANGEVGAETVFEYRQEGEAVWATYRGGGVALGTLVATVDDDGRLDMRYAHVNDAGELMTGVCTSTPETLPDGRLRLHEVWQWTSGDGSSGTSILEEI, encoded by the coding sequence ATGCCCGCGCCGAACTACGACGGCCGCCGCTTCCGCACTGTCGCGAACACGGCGAACGGGGAGGTCGGCGCCGAGACCGTCTTCGAGTACCGCCAGGAAGGCGAGGCGGTGTGGGCGACGTACCGTGGCGGCGGCGTCGCTCTCGGCACGCTCGTCGCGACCGTGGACGACGACGGCCGGCTCGATATGCGGTACGCGCACGTCAACGACGCTGGCGAACTCATGACCGGCGTCTGCACTTCCACGCCCGAAACGCTCCCCGACGGCCGCCTCCGCCTGCACGAAGTCTGGCAGTGGACGAGCGGCGACGGGTCGAGCGGCACCTCCATTCTCGAAGAAATTTGA
- a CDS encoding SDR family oxidoreductase produces the protein MTVLITGASQGIGAAIAEAFAAEPEARLALVARTESKLDAVAQRCRSLGAEAAVFPCDVTDDEAVAAMAEAVRERFGTPDVLVNNAGSFAPGGVLEMSVADFRAQIDVNLTSAFLVTQAFLPAFVERGSGDVFFMASVASIQGYPRSVAYGAAKHGLLGLARSLREEVQDLGLRVMTLLPGATYTDSWAASDLPPERLMPPEDIAAAVLAMHRLTGRTVVEELLLRPQLGDI, from the coding sequence ATGACCGTTCTCATCACCGGAGCCAGCCAGGGCATCGGCGCCGCGATCGCCGAGGCGTTCGCCGCCGAACCCGAAGCGCGGCTCGCCCTCGTCGCGCGGACCGAATCGAAGCTCGACGCCGTGGCCCAGCGGTGCCGCTCGCTCGGCGCCGAGGCCGCCGTCTTCCCCTGCGACGTGACCGACGACGAAGCGGTCGCGGCGATGGCCGAGGCGGTGCGCGAGCGGTTCGGGACGCCAGACGTGCTCGTCAACAACGCGGGGTCGTTCGCGCCCGGCGGCGTGCTCGAGATGAGCGTCGCCGACTTCCGCGCGCAGATCGACGTGAACCTCACGAGCGCGTTCCTCGTGACGCAGGCGTTTCTGCCGGCCTTCGTCGAGCGCGGCTCGGGCGACGTGTTCTTCATGGCGTCGGTCGCGTCGATCCAGGGCTACCCGCGCAGCGTGGCGTACGGCGCGGCGAAACACGGGCTCCTCGGCCTCGCCCGCAGCCTCCGCGAAGAGGTGCAGGACCTCGGCCTCCGCGTGATGACGCTCCTCCCCGGCGCGACGTACACCGACAGCTGGGCCGCGAGCGACCTCCCGCCCGAACGCCTCATGCCGCCCGAAGACATCGCCGCCGCCGTCCTCGCGATGCACCGCCTCACCGGCCGCACGGTCGTTGAAGAACTCCTCCTCCGCCCGCAGTTGGGCGACATCTGA
- a CDS encoding AAA family ATPase: MSDLFQARADDLRAASAPLADRMRPRTLDQFAGQPHILGPGKLLRRAVEADRVTSVIFFGPPGTGKTTLARIIANTTESHFATLNAVLAGVKNIREEIDAAQQRLRHHGQRTILFVDEVHRFNKAQQDALLPHVENGTVVFIGATTENPYFEVNKALVSRSRVFEMQTLTEDDLRQVARQALADERRGYGDRAVRVDDDALDHLVNTANGDARSLLNALELAVETTPADAEGVVHVDMAVAEDSIQRRAVLYDKEGDAHFDTISAFIKSLRGSDPDAALYWLAKMVYAGEDPRFILRRMLIFASEDIGLADPRAVQVATACAAAFDYVGMPEGQFPLAECCLYLATAPKSNSIFAYFDALRHVQNETTGDMPNALKDGSRDKAGLGHGVGYKYPHAYRDGYVPEQYLPAEMQGLYFYTPRDLGYERTVAERLAVWRARDEEESVEKRARRYADDEE; the protein is encoded by the coding sequence ATGTCCGACCTCTTCCAGGCTCGCGCCGACGACCTCCGCGCCGCGAGCGCCCCGCTTGCCGACCGGATGCGGCCCCGCACGCTCGACCAGTTCGCCGGGCAGCCGCACATCCTCGGCCCCGGCAAGCTGCTCCGCCGCGCCGTCGAGGCCGATCGCGTTACCTCCGTCATCTTCTTCGGTCCGCCCGGCACCGGCAAGACCACGCTCGCGCGGATCATCGCGAACACGACGGAGAGCCACTTCGCCACGCTCAACGCCGTGCTCGCCGGGGTGAAGAACATCCGCGAGGAGATCGACGCGGCGCAGCAGCGGCTCCGCCACCACGGCCAGCGCACGATCCTCTTCGTCGATGAGGTGCACCGTTTCAACAAGGCGCAGCAGGACGCGCTCCTCCCGCACGTCGAGAACGGCACCGTCGTGTTCATCGGGGCGACGACGGAGAACCCGTACTTCGAGGTCAACAAGGCGCTCGTCAGCCGAAGCCGCGTCTTCGAGATGCAGACGCTGACGGAAGACGATCTGAGGCAGGTCGCCCGCCAGGCCCTCGCCGACGAGCGGCGCGGCTACGGCGACCGCGCCGTCCGCGTCGACGACGACGCGCTCGACCACCTCGTGAACACGGCGAACGGCGACGCGCGGAGCCTGCTCAACGCGCTCGAACTCGCCGTCGAGACGACGCCGGCAGACGCCGAGGGCGTGGTCCACGTCGACATGGCCGTGGCCGAGGACTCGATCCAGCGCCGCGCCGTGCTCTACGACAAAGAGGGCGACGCCCACTTCGACACGATCTCCGCCTTCATCAAGAGCCTCCGCGGGAGCGACCCCGACGCCGCGTTGTACTGGCTCGCGAAGATGGTCTACGCCGGCGAGGACCCGCGCTTCATCCTCCGCCGCATGCTCATCTTCGCCTCCGAAGACATCGGCCTCGCTGACCCGCGCGCGGTCCAGGTGGCGACGGCCTGCGCCGCCGCGTTCGACTACGTCGGGATGCCCGAGGGCCAGTTCCCCCTCGCCGAGTGCTGCCTCTACCTCGCGACCGCGCCGAAGTCGAACAGCATCTTCGCCTACTTCGACGCGCTCAGGCACGTGCAGAACGAGACGACGGGCGACATGCCGAACGCGCTCAAAGACGGCAGCCGCGACAAGGCAGGGCTCGGCCACGGCGTCGGCTACAAGTACCCCCACGCCTACCGCGACGGCTACGTCCCCGAGCAGTACCTCCCCGCCGAGATGCAGGGGCTCTACTTCTACACGCCGCGCGACCTCGGCTACGAGCGGACCGTCGCCGAGCGGCTCGCCGTGTGGCGCGCGCGCGACGAGGAGGAGTCCGTCGAGAAGCGCGCCCGCCGCTACGCCGACGACGAGGAGTAG
- the folE gene encoding GTP cyclohydrolase I FolE, with protein MDDHTNTDPDHFGPGASDLATDLYSPEHYERRDIYHAEKTERLAEHAREILRLVGEDPEREGLAKTPERVAKAHQFLTHGYGLDPHAILRSALFEEDYNEMILVRDIEVYSLCEHHMLPFFGKAHVAYIPNGRIVGLSKIPRVVDVFARRLQVQERLTIQIRDAIQEVLDPQGVAVVIEAQHLCMMMRGAEKQTSFTATSAMSGVFIDNIHTRAEFMRLINGH; from the coding sequence ATGGACGACCACACGAACACCGACCCCGACCACTTCGGCCCCGGCGCCTCCGACCTCGCGACCGACCTCTACTCCCCGGAGCACTACGAGCGCCGCGACATCTACCACGCGGAGAAGACGGAGCGGCTCGCCGAGCACGCCCGCGAGATCCTCCGCCTCGTGGGCGAGGACCCCGAGCGCGAGGGGCTCGCGAAGACGCCGGAACGGGTCGCGAAGGCGCACCAGTTCCTCACCCACGGCTACGGCCTCGACCCCCACGCCATCCTCCGCTCGGCGCTCTTCGAGGAGGACTACAACGAGATGATTCTCGTGCGCGACATCGAGGTGTACAGCCTCTGCGAGCACCACATGCTCCCGTTCTTCGGGAAGGCGCACGTCGCGTACATCCCGAACGGCCGGATCGTCGGGCTCTCGAAGATCCCCCGCGTCGTTGACGTGTTCGCCCGCCGGCTGCAGGTGCAGGAGCGACTGACGATCCAGATCCGCGACGCCATCCAGGAAGTGCTCGACCCGCAGGGCGTCGCCGTCGTGATCGAGGCGCAGCACCTGTGCATGATGATGCGCGGTGCCGAGAAGCAGACCTCGTTCACCGCCACGAGCGCGATGAGCGGCGTGTTCATCGACAACATCCACACCCGCGCCGAGTTCATGCGGCTCATCAACGGGCACTGA